CATTACGCTACTTGGCGTGATCCTCGCCCAGCGTTTGCGCGTCCCGTTAGGACGTACTTCGAGTGATTAGTGCGCTTTAGACGATGCATGACTATCGGCCATCACGGTAGATTGCTATGATTCATCTCAATCATGACGGCAGTGAGGATAACCAATATGCAACCTGTAAACGGCTCAGGTGCCCCGCTGCCCGGCGAACGTACGGTTACGCCGACAACCTCATCTGCATCCTCTAACGCCGCTGGTTCCACCAGCGGCGATCGACCGCTGACGTTGGCACAACGCACGACGCTGGAAAATCTGGTACTCAAAGTTGCTGCGCTGACCACATCAAAGGCAGCGGAAGTCTGGACGACGGTAAAACAAGGGTTAGGACTGGCAGAAAATAATGAACTGCTGTCCCGCCACTACCAGCCTGCCGAGCAGATACTCCAGACGCGCTTAACGCAGGCGCAAGATAGCGGTGGACGTCAACAGTGGCTTCAGCGCCTGACAGATATGCTGTCTCAGGGAAATAATCGTCAGGCGGTCAGCAATTTCATCCAGCAACAGTTCGGCAGCACCACGCTAAGCTCGCTGAATAAAATGCAGCTACAGCAGGTGGTTACGCTGCTGCAAAACGGGCAAATTCCGCAGTCAACGGCATCAGCGACTGCGTCGCAAACCGCTCAGGCCGCCAACTCGCCCGATCGTCCGCTTTCTCCTACGGAACAGCGCGGCTTGAATCAGTTAGTCACCCGATTAGCGACCATGACGGGGGAACAGCCAGCAAGAGTGCTGAACAATCTGATGATAATGCAGAATCTTAGCCCAGGCGACGTCATCCCGTTCAAACATCTGTCGCTGATCACGCAGTTCCTGCAAGCAC
The window above is part of the Pectobacterium araliae genome. Proteins encoded here:
- the flk gene encoding flagella biosynthesis regulator Flk, with product MQPVNGSGAPLPGERTVTPTTSSASSNAAGSTSGDRPLTLAQRTTLENLVLKVAALTTSKAAEVWTTVKQGLGLAENNELLSRHYQPAEQILQTRLTQAQDSGGRQQWLQRLTDMLSQGNNRQAVSNFIQQQFGSTTLSSLNKMQLQQVVTLLQNGQIPQSTASATASQTAQAANSPDRPLSPTEQRGLNQLVTRLATMTGEQPARVLNNLMIMQNLSPGDVIPFKHLSLITQFLQAQVELQQTQTLLRATSPTPQGAPTNSGTADASSEPLTANTTNTANATNANSASTTTLSSQPQPTQNALLSTNLAPLQALLQQPLTAQEQHLLMDYTQNRFNIGLQTPLTPMQVSDLLTLLFTQRIQRSQETDWTTTSSLLHPLFNTLIASLPLSWQSLFHKPMFLVIVSTCVAAFLFWVLI